The Paralichthys olivaceus isolate ysfri-2021 chromosome 2, ASM2471397v2, whole genome shotgun sequence genomic interval ccaagtgtccagaaCCCCCAAAATACGTCTCGGGACGtcgtcatttacactgtgtttttagcctaaatgtttGCTACTGGAGTTAGTGATGTTACCGCTCACCGGCGAGTACCCTTGGGCGAGAgcgtgtgtgcagtgtgtgcgtgcaaacGTGAACACTGCTCCTGAAATGAAAGCGTTGCATAAGGGCAGGATTTCAGGAGAAGTTATCCTCCAATTTAGTGTCACTTGAAGTGGATTTTAAAAGTTGACTGGACGTTTTGGTACAAAGACAGCTGTGTCTTGATCACCATAGCAGCATGTCTAGAcagtatacaaagatggacgacatgacaactcCTAAAAATTTAAGCCAGTCATCTTAGTGGCTGTGGTATAGATCATAAACGCCACCTCCTTCACCTGGATatatgggacatggatcaaactaaaaagtgaagatgtgttgtttgtctttctaCAAAGTCTTTGGCAGCGTTTCTGAAAGGATGGCAGTGTTGGTTTGTTCCAGACTGAGGTATCTCAACTTTAGCATGATATTAGCATTTTTAGCATTTAACAAAACATCTCAGAAATGATCGAATGGATCGCCGTCAACTTTGGTACAAACAGAATCGCCTTTACTTTgttgattcctttttttttatgtcacacCCTTCTCAGGCCAAGGATTTTATTGCAATACTCTTAATAAATAATTTGCAAAtactagcatgctaacatgctagaCTAAAACTAAGATAAACATTGTGCCTAATTACCATCAGCAACAGTTCGTATCGTCTTTGTGAACTTGTTTATTACGCCAACATTAACATTTACAGGCCCAAGTCTTGTTAGCATACTCATAGTTAAATTCATGAAACCAGTTCTGCTGGCGATAAAACTGCAGATATTTCAGTTATTCTGCATGTTGCTGATGTCTCAAATTGTTCCTTTGGGAATAAAATTAAGATTTTGACACTCCTGCTTCTCAAGAATGTTAAAGTGTGGAGTTGTAGGTTTTTGCTAACTTGAACTAAGTATCAGCAGAGATGGACCTATTTACTGTAAATTGAGCTTGTTCTCTCTTCCTGGTTGAAATGATTGTATAATGTAGCCCAGAGCGTTGGTTGGATCATCTCCAGAACTGTTGCCTGTGAGCTTAACTTAACCGTCCTCTCTCTGATCTCTGATCAGCCTTCAGTCATTTAAGAAAGACCTGCACCAACTTGTGTTTGtggctcctgctcctccagtgaAGGAAAGACAGCTGGTCTGTTTGAAGTAACCATggaaatacaatataaaacattatagCAGGAGCCTGATTTATGCTGTATATTTTTGTAGCTACTGTTGGAAGCTGTCTGCAGTACTATACTGAAGCAATTTATAGAGTTGCAAATTGTACAGTAAGATTTTGTGTCTGAATGACCCCACATATATAAAACATTGATTGTAAAAGTCTGGTTTCAGTTAACATTTCATTGGTTGTCCAGCTGTCCTGACCTcatagagtgcatacctcctccaaggcccaacagtccactaaggaaaccatatttaaatttactagatcACATTCTTGTTAGGTTTGTAAAaagccctatctcacaatgttgaggAGAGTGGAGAAAAATATTCCGTGATCTGcttcctgatccagatctgaaaccaaatttaatgggttcttccctgacccacacgaCATCTTTCCACCGGGTTTCATGttaatctgtcctgtagtttttgcataatcgtGCAAACTAACAGACTCACATGGAAACTTAAACACTTAAGCAGAGGTGGCAATTAAGAAACTGGGTAAATAGGTTTGTGGAAGAACAAGAACAAGCAAACATGTTAGGCAAAGGAATGTCAAGTGTGTTTGGATATGGGACTAGAACTGTGAGCACCATAAGAACCATGAACaccttttgttttaaaaaataaacggATTGTAAATTTGCCACCAATAGATTGACATGATGAACCAAAAGTTTGTTGTTCCCAAAACGGATATAATCAATATGTTTGTATTAACAATGGATCACTTGACTATATTTAGTTACATGTGAGCAGCTACATTTTCCAATGTTTTATAGTCTTTCAgctaattgttttgttttccaaattcaatgttagtgttgttttcACTTGAAGTGTTTCCAGTAAGTAGTTATTTTCAGCTAAAAAGCtcttaaagaagaaaaaagatagACTGTTCTCTGTCCAGCACCAAATGTCAGGGCACTTGgcagctaaagagccagatGTTTCCCTCTGGAGTTGGTGAACACTATAACAGGGCTGAAAGTAGATTGGACAGAAATAACTGATGCTATAAATTGATGATAAGAACTGGCAGAAATTCAAAATAACAACTTAAAAGGCGATAATACTTTTTGTCCATGTTGTGTTTACAACATGTTGACCCCAAGTAACCAACCCAGTTAATCATTCATCTCGTGAATATCGTCTGAATACTGTCAGTTATATGTAGACAGAAAGTAAACCTGAGATGTTACAGGGTTTGAAGAAGGAATCAAACTGTGACTAGTTGACATTTAACAGTGAACTAGAACTCCTCTGATGAAGTAGTACAAGTGCTCATCTCAGCTCATATTTAACCATGTGCTTTCAATCCCCAACGTTCATTGATACTGAAACTATACAGGCGGCAGAAACGGCGTTGGCAGTAATCAGTCAGCAATCAAGGTGTGAGGACGTGTTGGGACAAGTTTTAAAAGCGAGTGCTGACAGTATTCTGAGTGTAATCTGGGTTTCAGGACACAGCACTTGTGTCTTGAATCCATTGTGACGAGTCCAACTGAggacagagggaaaaacaacTTACAAGAGAAGTTCATTAGTTTTGTCCTTGGTCTAAATCCCTTACACGAAAAAAGATGTTACCGACCTAACACCCAGAGTTGAGGTAAATCCTAGTGAAGGCAAAATCCTTTTCACCATCTCAAGCGCTCAGAATCTGAGCTACAAGAAACAGCGACAGCAGATCTTAAACTGAATGAGTTATTGTGCTTTTTATAATCCGTCACAGTCTCAAACTTTAGCTTGCTCACTACAGTTTCGACACCTTTTCCGTGTCCAGTATAGAACACGAAGGAGGGAGATGTACAGTATTTTCCTTTGAAGGGAAATTGCATAAAATTAACCGACATGATTCTCCagttttttggttttaaagAATTGATGTTTCCAATTTTGCCTTTGTCTTATTTACCAGAGGACAAAGATTccgatggaaaagaaaagaagtccAAGTCGAAGgacaaggagaagaagaaggagccaGCTTCGATGTTTCAGATAAacggagaaaaagaaacaaaaagcaagAAGAAAGGTGATGACTGAACACATTAAGTAATCCCCTTTTACTGGATGTGAGACTTTACAGTACAACATGTAGCATGAGGTTGAAATGACATAATGTTGACTCTAAGTTTAACTTAAATGAAAATCTTCTACGCCTCGTCCTATTGAGCAGCTGCCAAATCGGACAGTGACGACAGCGAAGAAGAGACAAAGTCGACCAAATCGAAGAAGAAATCCAGTGCTGGGTCCACGTCCATTTTTCAAACAGCAGGAGACAAGGACAAAGATAAGGACAAGGAcaaaaacaagaagacaaagaagaaaggCAAGTTTATGAGTAATGTATTCCTCTGTTCCTATGTTTGAGTTacagacaagaaaacaacatgtctgttgtgtgtttcagcaaAGGCAGAGGACAGTGATGAATCTGACTccgagaaagaagaaaaatcaaagaagaagaagggcaaagggaagaagaaaaaggtgcaaaataaatcaatttattAACAGGCAGTCAAATAATTTTAATATGAATGGACCACACTGAAAACATCAGGGGTTTGAATCCATGTTAACCTATTTATGCTTCTCGATCAGGAGAGATCTCCATCACCTGAGATCGAGTTTGACGACCTGGAGACTTTTGTGATGCAGCCGGCTCCGCAGAGCGTGACCATCAAATGCAGAGTGACTCGAGACCAGAGAGGGATGGACAAGAGCCTCTACCCTCTGTACTACCTTCATCTAGACAATGAAAAAAAGGTCAGGAAGTGCATTAGAGTTTGAAAGTTTGTGAGTTTTATAATGATGCAAATGAGCAGGTCTCCTGTAAAGCCCCCCCAGAGCACTCCTGTCAGTAGTCCTGTTAGTATTTGATCCATCACAGCTTTAGGGATGTGTGTAAATTGTATTTCCTTCCCTTGTTTAATTATTCTGAAATGTCTCCTTGTCTGTTCCTTTGCAGACATTCCTGTTGGCcggcaggaaaagaaagaaatgcgcAACTTCAAATTACCTCATTTCCATCGACACCACAGATTTATCAAGAGGTGGAGAGAATTTTGTTGGAAAGCTGAGGTacacattgatttaaaaaacttGATTCATTCAAAAGATGCATGAAAAAAGTGCATTATCAGCTTAATCTGCTCTAGTTTTCTCATTActatgagttttattttatacatttcttaGGTCAAATTTAATGGGGACTAAGTTCACCGTATTCGACAACGCTCTGAATCCAGAGAGAGCTCTTCCAGACATGTCTAACGCACGGCAGGAGTTAGCAGGAATCATCTATGTAAGTCATCTAACGCTCCCTCTTTATTATTTACTGTAcgtacattatatatatatatacacatacatgtatagATATATGTTTAATTTTAATCATTTCTGTATTcaggaaacaaatgttttagGTATGAAAGGACCCAGAAGGATGTCGGTCATCATTCCAGGAATGAACAAGGACAATGAGCGAGTACCGCTCCGGCCAAGAAACGTaagatcatttttgttttgttttgttttgtactcttggcccatgtcccatccttccacattttgtggaaatcctttcagcagtttttgcgtaatcatGCTGGGCAAAAACACAACCATCATAGTAGCGGTAATTAGCCAAgagaagacaaaacaaagtgtgtgttgttgggaTTATCAGACACACACTTCGAACTGTGACTTGTTGGTTGGTATGCGTGAGACCGAGACCCTCAGATGACCAATGATATCCATACTGCACACAGCTTGATTTATGGAATGCTTTGTGTTCATTATGAGTGCAACACAAGGCAAGTGTGTAAAATCTCATCGCTCTTAGTTGGTGTTAAGTgacttgtgttttcttcacagGAATTTGACGGCCTGTTGATAAGACACCAGAATAGAAGGATGGAAAATCTGATCGAGCTTCACAACAAGACGCCAGTGTGGAACGAAGAAACATCGTCTCATGTGCTCAACTTCAACGGCCGCGTCACCCAGGCCTCCATCAAGAACTTCCAGATAGTCCACAGCAAAGACTGTGAGTGGAGGGGGCGCAAAGATAGATgggtagatggatggatggatggagagagagagatggctaTAGAGAGAAATGgattgagagaaagagagagagatgttagaagcatagagagatggatggatagatagcaGCTTGTCCTCAGgttatttttcctcttgttctgATTGTTTGTGcctgaaaaacatttctcactTTGAACATAAGTGTGAGTTAAAtacaagcggcaacatcccgggctgagcgctgaggccaatacggaagtgcaaataactgcagttcactgggtggccacttgaggctggctccaagagggagtcaattcccattgactcccatgttaaaaagcccgactttagagcaggattaaacgtgtttacagcctggttcaaaaaacggttttagtctcaatcagtaagttcttcctccatgacaactctggggggggtgaatttttttctaactcgctcgtttcgataatatagaggtttgaaattatgaataattatcacttgattgacacgtgacgtcaccgttagctcttcactctggctgttagcctgcggtctgctcggcttcacctgagctaacaggctaatccccgtcaccgagcacgagcggagtctgtggaggagttttcactcacatgtcggatgaacattatcgtttgttgttcggctgatgtcctgacggagaagtggaagacgtctgtgctgcagtgtctgtggtgagtaaagtactgtctttgatttacgtgtcagtagtgatgagcaggtatcattgttacctggctggttagcttagctccgctaacctccaggcaagataccagcagtaacggcgatgctaacgggagggacgggagttattaacccgacatgaagcgtccacacagcggagagaggagcgttagagttcatggtgataaatcttttaaactaaaggcgactgtgtgtttagtgaatatcatcaagttagatatctaacgttatgtaaagttgttcagctccccaacctatttgactacgttactgtgagtaacttcagtaataatgttttattagattattgtttcagaaataaatttagtgcagctgctgcagtgtgaaacttattaagctgaactttatttatgaatgaacagtttacctaccaggtatagacctgttttcataacttactaacaattaaagcaaattattgcacatgatgcattacattatatatgcaaaataactccatactgcacattcattgtagtacactgtttaatcccaaaccatattcagatacatacttaaatattcacagaatataaggacacagactttgtttgaaagtaacacgtatctctgcaataatgccatacttttatgtttcctgtcattttattagggacggaggaacctgagggacacagctgtgctgaccgtgttctgtctcttatggcaaaaaagaaaagacaacactttttatctaaggtttatcaaatcagaaagtaaaagatgaacattgttgtgatagtgttaattttaccaaccataatggatatagaaattgactcaatattattatcatgttgaccagcctgaagctgccgatatccaccatgttgctgctgccacagttgattctgaggacatcaggtgttgcagtgcttcatgaaatgaaaaaagtcatgttaaaggatgttttatgctgaaatcattgtcacatctgtagatattaaggaacagaggagaaacacgattatttacagatactgtagaaGACAAtcattacaataattttgacacgtgtaatatcagctgtgttaagcagccaagacgggtacttacagtttattctgtgttcagcaggtggaagcaccacagatttcagccaaattgatgtactaaaagaaataaacattgtataaatatataaaatgtctttctaccacatctgtaatattcaagggtgataatctctcacagtgctgttgataacagtccacttcaagtccctcaacttctcacagtgttaaaacagatatataatatatatacatatataataaatatgagcactgtttacaacagtggtgtgtggagattataatcacatctaaactgtcatataattacacatctgcactgagtctaattcactgtgaattcataacaggctaaaaaaagaggttgtaatagtaatggcggttatacaagtctgtatcacatgcagcttattaatattaacttattaaaattacaatcaaatgacaaaacacaactctttactaaagctagttaacttgcttcaaacttcattagacgtgttaaataaacagtaaattacctcaataacatcaaaaaccacttgaggcttgtaagtatatgtggtatgattataataataaataaatcattaggttttgttgttgtaaagtttcagggtaacttacctctgctcggttcgatgttacgaccgcgaccatcccggagcaacaacaccgcagcgctagccggttagcagtcgcgggtagcatttagcctagctccttagcctgagctaaccaggaaacgataagctctgtgggcgtggctcggttgtcagtcttcactcggcccgcctagcgtccactcgcgcgccgcctttttgcccatttatgggttagcccggaactaggaggagtcaggccccggcaagatggcgccgggtgaaacgcccactacgagcctcattttcactcttcagaaaccaacgggtgacgtcacggacactacgtccatctttatatacagtctatggttaaatACTGTGAAATGAATGTGACAGCCTCAGCAGCACAGGATTAGACATGCGTACAGAGACATTAAACGCGTGTTGTGATTTCCCTCTTAGATGACTTCAGTAAATATCTCATACGTATCCTTTCACTTGCTCAAAACatataaatgcatttatttaaatttatataAGAAACGTTGTGAATGAGCTAATTCTACGTTGGTTGGGAGAGTGGTCTTGACGTCACCTTTGTCGATAAAAACGATTTATTAGAACCCTTGCGCCCATGAGGGTTATTCATCTAGgttctctttctttaaatgtcCTGTAGTGTCTGAGTTTTTCTAAAAGTCATCGACAATAACCGCTGCTTTGGGACATTTGAAGGATGGGCTGcaagtgagaacacaaatgtctgagtcacataaagaatacaaatatctcaggatgaaaaagaggaggagccacacacatagaagacaacAACTAATGATGAAGTTCACcatattatatacagtatacattaGGCCGTATGTATTTATGCAGGGATATCTTTATGTCTGTTTAGCTAAACTGTCCTTGTCTTTTCCAGTGGACTACATTGTGATGCAGTTCGGACGGATAGCCGATGATATTTTCACACTGGACTTCAGCTACCCGATGTGCGCTTTGCAGGCCTTTGCCATTGCGCTCTCCAGCTTCGACGGGAAAATTGCCTGTGAATAACAGAGAGATTCCTagtagctcacacacacacagacacacacacacacacagacacacacactgaaaccacTGTGCAACACGCCCACACTGACACCAGACCAAACCCATGTCTGTGGACGTTGCCGTCAACACTTCCTGTGATTGGCACTGATAACGAATAATGGTTCCTTGAATGTGGCTGCTGTGGTGCCGTCACATTTTTTGGGCGTATGATTTCCAataggaggaagaaaaaaaatttggTTTCAGATTATCGTCCCATCTTGACACTGGAGAGTCCTGTTTTTTGTGTCTCAGTAAAAAACGAATCACACAACGTCGTACACTATTTGAAAAGACTCAAGTGACtggaaggtttttattttttattttttaaggggTAATGCTGCACCTCGTTGGTGAAGGTGTTCAAAGATTACTAACactatttgttgtgttgttttgaattGTACTGggctttatttaaaatatcaacaGGTCAAACATGCCTTGagtcaaatgcaaacacactgcaaaataatgttttgcacTGAGTAATTATACTTCATGAAATATTAACAATCTGCACAAGTGACAAAAgtaagattttatttatttgaagctACACAACAGACCGTCCATAGTTTAGTGACTTAATCAGTTCCAGGTATCAGGTATTATTGAAGTAACATATGTAGAAGTTGAATACTTTGAATAGGAGTGGCTGTAGTTCTGCTCAtgtagatttttatatttttatttttctgaacaCTGCCTTTGTTGCATTGTTACGATTATTGTGTTAATGTGATTAAATAAAGCATGTGAATTAAATTTCCTTCAAAACACCATCAGCATTTAttccctccaccaaggaggcCTGTGGCCTGGGCCTGGGAGGAGCCCCTTATGTTTGTTATATGGATTAAAgcttctttcactttctttaagtttacaacaatgttttttaacctttttgTCAATTTTTAGGAGAATTTTGCAGAAATCTGTATTTTCCACAGTCGAGGATTATGGAAACTTTATCATTAAAGTcatcagatcttttttttctcctattTCTGAGAACTACACAATCACATGaaggactgtttggccttggtgcaGGTGTGCGTCTTAGTGagggccattctagttttataaATTCAAACTTTTCTTACTGAGTAGCTGTTTAGTGCCTGTGgttcaaaatgcaaaaaattcCAATATTATATTAGAGATGAATGGATTTTGATGTTTAAGTGGTAAGGACAGATGCCACAGAACCGCAATGTTCTCTTTTATTCCAGACGTGGA includes:
- the tulp1a gene encoding tubby-related protein 1 isoform X2, whose translation is MSAEKKPKKKREEANVTTDAKSNGTEAKPKKTKTKKNEDASEEDSPAIQNGKKVKKKKPEKDKDEPEKDKVKEKEPKKKAKSVPKKKKGSGTDDDDNDEEDTPKKKTKKKTTKDSSPSASSTKDKKPKSKEDKDSDGKEKKSKSKDKEKKKEPASMFQINGEKETKSKKKAAKSDSDDSEEETKSTKSKKKSSAGSTSIFQTAGDKDKDKDKDKNKKTKKKAKAEDSDESDSEKEEKSKKKKGKGKKKKERSPSPEIEFDDLETFVMQPAPQSVTIKCRVTRDQRGMDKSLYPLYYLHLDNEKKTFLLAGRKRKKCATSNYLISIDTTDLSRGGENFVGKLRSNLMGTKFTVFDNALNPERALPDMSNARQELAGIIYETNVLGMKGPRRMSVIIPGMNKDNERVPLRPRNEFDGLLIRHQNRRMENLIELHNKTPVWNEETSSHVLNFNGRVTQASIKNFQIVHSKDLDYIVMQFGRIADDIFTLDFSYPMCALQAFAIALSSFDGKIACE
- the tulp1a gene encoding tubby-related protein 1 isoform X1, giving the protein MPLHNGIVKEAWTRDRIQEDEDSDSSLQQQQQQVQKPKKKREEANVTTDAKSNGTEAKPKKTKTKKNEDASEEDSPAIQNGKKVKKKKPEKDKDEPEKDKVKEKEPKKKAKSVPKKKKGSGTDDDDNDEEDTPKKKTKKKTTKDSSPSASSTKDKKPKSKEDKDSDGKEKKSKSKDKEKKKEPASMFQINGEKETKSKKKAAKSDSDDSEEETKSTKSKKKSSAGSTSIFQTAGDKDKDKDKDKNKKTKKKAKAEDSDESDSEKEEKSKKKKGKGKKKKERSPSPEIEFDDLETFVMQPAPQSVTIKCRVTRDQRGMDKSLYPLYYLHLDNEKKTFLLAGRKRKKCATSNYLISIDTTDLSRGGENFVGKLRSNLMGTKFTVFDNALNPERALPDMSNARQELAGIIYETNVLGMKGPRRMSVIIPGMNKDNERVPLRPRNEFDGLLIRHQNRRMENLIELHNKTPVWNEETSSHVLNFNGRVTQASIKNFQIVHSKDLDYIVMQFGRIADDIFTLDFSYPMCALQAFAIALSSFDGKIACE